The following coding sequences are from one Rathayibacter sp. SW19 window:
- a CDS encoding PIN domain-containing protein, with product MVQLVPGASLQSAIAALEETSRTASNIFGAGMPVDRLNEYRTWSTRQIRSLTGHLTSASIEELVATRRHWLLQSLDPIAYGVPAVGELVDLELATSREATGTAVKDLRGRADVWSKWAGTGVAGAPFPAVVLDTNVLLRHAESLIDVPWHLGLNVFPHVDIALGIPMIVVEELDRLKDSNGVMYIGEEKLAVRTLARTVLRSLDKVFQAGYLNWQIRQRCAGGMQLAGELHAILMVDDLHHERMRDADLEIIDQAIRLRPFTADVALATYDQAMIFRARNAGLKAFRPIEES from the coding sequence GTGGTTCAACTAGTTCCGGGCGCGTCACTCCAGAGCGCCATCGCAGCACTTGAGGAGACGTCCCGCACGGCCTCGAACATCTTCGGGGCTGGGATGCCTGTCGACCGGCTGAACGAGTACCGCACGTGGTCAACTCGTCAGATACGGTCTCTGACCGGCCACCTCACGTCTGCCTCGATCGAAGAGTTGGTGGCAACGCGCCGTCACTGGCTTCTCCAGTCCCTTGACCCCATCGCCTACGGGGTTCCGGCAGTTGGCGAGCTCGTTGACCTCGAACTCGCCACCTCCAGGGAGGCGACCGGTACAGCGGTCAAGGACTTGCGCGGTCGGGCTGACGTTTGGTCGAAGTGGGCGGGGACCGGCGTCGCGGGCGCCCCGTTTCCCGCCGTCGTCCTGGATACGAACGTGCTGCTTCGACACGCGGAAAGCCTGATCGATGTGCCGTGGCACCTGGGGCTCAACGTCTTTCCGCATGTGGACATTGCCCTGGGGATCCCGATGATTGTCGTCGAGGAACTCGACAGGCTGAAGGACAGTAACGGAGTGATGTACATCGGCGAGGAGAAGCTCGCGGTGCGCACGCTCGCGCGGACCGTGCTTCGATCCCTAGACAAGGTGTTTCAGGCGGGTTACCTGAACTGGCAGATCCGGCAACGCTGTGCAGGTGGCATGCAGTTGGCGGGCGAACTGCACGCGATCTTGATGGTCGACGATCTTCATCATGAGCGCATGCGCGACGCGGACTTGGAGATCATTGACCAGGCCATCCGCCTGCGCCCGTTCACAGCTGACGTCGCTCTTGCGACCTACGACCAAGCGATGATCTTCCGAGCACGAAACGCCGGTTTGAAGGCGTTTCGACCGATTGAGGAGAGCTGA
- a CDS encoding helix-turn-helix transcriptional regulator, whose amino-acid sequence MTDDELQIMTGEQVALLLQVSPRTIEEWRQSKSGPPYRRMGKHVRYLRGEVIAWFEGLAQDA is encoded by the coding sequence ATGACGGATGACGAACTGCAGATCATGACGGGGGAGCAGGTCGCCCTGCTCCTGCAAGTCTCACCCCGCACCATCGAGGAATGGCGGCAGTCGAAGTCCGGACCGCCCTACCGGCGGATGGGTAAGCACGTGCGCTACCTGCGCGGCGAGGTCATCGCCTGGTTCGAAGGGCTGGCCCAGGATGCCTAG
- a CDS encoding NAD(P)/FAD-dependent oxidoreductase, whose amino-acid sequence MSAQPESPGTGEGTLRDVIVIGAGPAGLSAALNLVRARRSTLVFDANRPRNAATLYSHGFLTRDGMSPLELRKLGRAEVERYPSADVALGRVESVTRESDGTFVVVAHGIRGEGERVDRARAVLIATGLSEEMPAVPSIRGYYGTHLHSCLECDGFEKSDEQLVLIGETNDLARRAFELRQWSRRLVVLTNGVGSVTEAEERDLATLGIRVDRRKIDDIEGERATMTGVRFIDGAVVACTGGFVRPVWSATLEYAAGLGLARDESGLVHVDAHGRTSVQGVYAAGDSTAPGPQQLIVAAGEGAHTAAAINRDLLGKLADAAAAERASVAQ is encoded by the coding sequence ATGAGCGCGCAGCCTGAGTCGCCGGGCACTGGAGAGGGCACGCTCCGCGACGTGATCGTGATCGGCGCCGGCCCTGCGGGGCTCTCGGCCGCGCTCAACCTGGTGCGAGCACGCCGCAGTACGCTCGTTTTCGACGCCAATCGGCCGCGCAATGCGGCGACGTTGTATTCGCACGGTTTCTTGACTCGAGATGGGATGTCCCCGCTGGAGTTGCGCAAGCTCGGCCGCGCCGAGGTTGAGCGTTACCCGTCTGCAGACGTTGCGTTGGGTCGGGTGGAGTCGGTGACGCGCGAGTCGGATGGCACGTTTGTGGTGGTGGCTCACGGCATCCGGGGTGAGGGCGAACGTGTCGATCGTGCGCGTGCCGTGCTGATCGCAACGGGCCTGAGTGAGGAGATGCCGGCGGTGCCGAGCATCCGCGGGTATTACGGGACACATCTGCACAGTTGCCTCGAGTGTGATGGTTTTGAGAAGTCCGACGAGCAGCTCGTGCTGATCGGCGAGACGAACGATCTCGCCAGGCGCGCGTTCGAACTGCGCCAGTGGTCGCGCAGGCTCGTTGTGCTCACCAACGGTGTCGGCAGTGTGACGGAGGCGGAGGAGCGCGATCTGGCGACCCTCGGCATCCGGGTCGATCGTCGCAAGATCGACGATATCGAGGGTGAGCGCGCCACGATGACGGGTGTGCGATTCATCGATGGCGCCGTTGTGGCCTGCACAGGTGGATTCGTGCGGCCGGTATGGTCGGCGACGCTCGAGTATGCGGCTGGGCTGGGGCTTGCGCGCGATGAGTCCGGGCTGGTGCACGTGGACGCGCACGGTCGCACCTCGGTGCAAGGGGTGTACGCGGCCGGCGATTCGACCGCGCCCGGTCCACAGCAGCTCATCGTGGCGGCTGGCGAGGGTGCGCACACAGCGGCCGCGATCAATCGCGACCTGCTCGGCAAACTGGCGGATGCTGCCGCCGCGGAACGCGCGTCGGTCGCGCAGTAG
- the gltX gene encoding glutamate--tRNA ligase, whose amino-acid sequence MSETIAHPFTTATGSDIRVRFCPSPTGTPHVGLIRTALFNWAYARHNGGKLIFRIEDTDAARDSEESYAQIIEGLRWLHLDWDEGEGVGGPSGPYRQSQRYDIYRDMIARLTASGHVYESFSNAEEIDARNEAAGRPKQFGYDNFDRDLTDEQKAAFRAEGREPALRLRVPDTDLSFDDLVRGEITFPAGSFSDFVVVRPNGHPLYPFVNPVDDALMGITHVMRGEDILPSTPRQIALYHALIDIGVTTFVPRFGHMPYVMGEGNKKLSKRDPSSNLFHHRDRGFIPEGLVNYLALLGWGLAADRDVFSLDEMVAAFDIADVNPNPARFDLKKAEAINGDHIRLLEVADLAERIVPYLVAAGVVTEPLTDAEHEILLLATPLIQERMHLLGEAPALLEFLFTDAASLVYEDDGLATLPANGLEVLTASLPVLAAIGDDDWTHDAVEVALRTALIDELELKPRVAFGPLRVAVSGRRISPPLFESLEILGKAETLARVQTLSARLAAADRLGR is encoded by the coding sequence ATGTCTGAGACAATCGCACACCCGTTCACCACCGCCACCGGTAGCGACATTCGCGTTCGCTTCTGCCCGTCGCCGACGGGCACGCCGCACGTCGGTCTGATCCGCACCGCCCTGTTCAACTGGGCCTACGCCCGACATAACGGCGGGAAGCTCATCTTTCGCATCGAGGATACCGATGCGGCGCGCGACAGCGAGGAAAGCTACGCACAGATCATCGAGGGTCTGCGCTGGCTCCACCTGGATTGGGACGAAGGCGAGGGCGTCGGGGGGCCCAGCGGGCCGTACCGCCAGTCCCAGCGATATGACATCTACCGCGACATGATTGCCCGGCTGACGGCATCCGGTCACGTCTACGAGAGTTTCTCCAATGCCGAGGAGATCGACGCCCGTAACGAGGCAGCCGGTCGGCCGAAGCAGTTCGGCTACGACAACTTCGACCGTGACCTGACCGACGAGCAGAAGGCCGCATTCCGTGCCGAAGGCCGCGAACCGGCGTTGCGGTTGCGGGTTCCGGACACCGATCTGAGCTTCGACGACCTCGTGCGAGGGGAGATCACGTTCCCGGCCGGTTCGTTCAGCGATTTCGTCGTGGTGCGTCCGAACGGGCATCCGCTCTATCCGTTCGTCAATCCGGTCGACGATGCGCTGATGGGAATCACGCACGTGATGCGCGGCGAGGACATCCTGCCGTCAACCCCGCGTCAGATCGCGCTCTACCACGCGCTGATCGACATCGGTGTGACCACGTTCGTGCCGCGTTTCGGTCACATGCCATACGTGATGGGGGAGGGCAACAAGAAGCTGTCCAAACGCGATCCGTCGTCGAACCTGTTTCATCACCGTGATCGCGGATTCATTCCGGAGGGACTCGTCAACTATCTGGCGCTGCTTGGCTGGGGGCTCGCGGCCGACCGTGATGTGTTCAGCCTCGATGAGATGGTTGCCGCGTTCGACATCGCGGACGTGAACCCGAATCCGGCGCGCTTCGACCTGAAGAAGGCGGAGGCGATCAATGGCGACCACATCCGGTTGCTGGAGGTCGCGGACCTCGCAGAGCGCATCGTGCCGTATCTGGTCGCCGCCGGCGTCGTGACAGAGCCGCTGACAGATGCGGAGCACGAGATCCTGCTGCTGGCCACGCCGCTCATTCAGGAGCGGATGCATCTGCTCGGCGAGGCGCCGGCGTTGCTTGAGTTTCTGTTCACGGACGCCGCGTCGCTCGTCTACGAGGATGACGGGCTTGCGACACTGCCGGCGAACGGGCTCGAGGTGCTGACTGCATCGCTGCCCGTGCTTGCCGCGATCGGGGACGACGACTGGACGCATGATGCTGTTGAGGTCGCGCTGCGCACAGCCCTAATCGACGAGTTGGAACTCAAGCCGCGCGTCGCTTTCGGACCGTTGCGTGTTGCGGTTTCGGGGCGACGGATCTCGCCGCCGCTGTTCGAGTCGCTCGAGATCCTCGGCAAGGCGGAGACGCTGGCGCGCGTTCAGACGCTCAGCGCCCGTTTGGCTGCGGCCGACCGCCTCGGCCGATGA
- a CDS encoding HNH endonuclease signature motif containing protein: MNNTVIEPDEREPPFDDPAVEAGSLELVTALLDSAGVFARSVAVSQAAQLTAIREAIKTARRNPGVYVPESSPRREAVTLAARAVVMELSMRLSLPENTIWAQFHEADTLIERLPRTWERFCKGNVGYQNAREAASVAWTLPHDNPSTFSALDDALVEKAARLTPSQFRKAARAARERIHPKDATERHLEARADRHTEVTPQENSMAVFSLFTDASTIMKLDARINAVALRQRRVEGEKRTLAQLRADAASDILTGRGTKFEVKARVHITVPVTILLDHPELLAKAQTDRAVLEGFGPIDDATARLLTADAPNFRRIFTDPITGVDLNMDRTRYRPTAAQREWLRRRDPDCGCPTCSIRIDASDLDHVTDWQFDGLTNEVNLVPLSRGHHTLKHQTKITITRSAHGRVVWRTPTGFERENDPPPF; this comes from the coding sequence ATGAACAACACAGTCATCGAACCCGACGAACGTGAACCCCCGTTCGACGATCCCGCCGTCGAGGCCGGGTCGTTGGAGTTGGTGACGGCGCTATTGGACTCGGCCGGTGTGTTCGCGCGTTCGGTCGCCGTCTCGCAGGCCGCACAGCTGACCGCCATTCGCGAGGCGATCAAGACAGCTCGCCGAAACCCCGGGGTTTACGTGCCCGAATCATCTCCACGCCGGGAAGCCGTGACTCTGGCAGCGCGAGCCGTCGTGATGGAGTTATCCATGCGGCTGTCGCTGCCCGAAAACACGATCTGGGCTCAGTTTCACGAGGCAGACACGCTGATAGAACGGCTCCCCCGAACCTGGGAACGATTCTGCAAGGGGAATGTCGGGTACCAGAACGCGCGCGAAGCAGCGTCGGTGGCCTGGACCCTTCCGCACGACAATCCGAGCACATTCAGCGCACTGGACGACGCGCTGGTCGAGAAGGCAGCCCGTCTGACGCCGTCGCAATTCCGCAAAGCCGCGCGCGCTGCGCGAGAACGGATCCACCCGAAAGACGCAACCGAACGGCACCTGGAAGCCCGGGCAGATCGACACACGGAAGTCACGCCCCAAGAGAACAGCATGGCCGTCTTCTCGCTCTTCACGGACGCATCCACGATCATGAAGCTCGATGCACGCATCAACGCCGTTGCGCTGAGGCAACGCAGGGTGGAAGGCGAGAAACGCACCCTGGCGCAGCTGCGAGCGGACGCCGCCAGCGACATCCTCACCGGGCGCGGTACGAAATTTGAGGTCAAGGCGCGGGTGCACATCACAGTGCCCGTCACGATTCTGCTCGACCACCCCGAGCTGCTTGCCAAGGCCCAGACCGATCGGGCGGTGCTGGAAGGCTTCGGACCGATCGACGATGCGACTGCGCGCCTCCTGACCGCGGATGCCCCCAATTTCCGGCGGATCTTCACTGACCCGATCACCGGAGTCGACCTGAACATGGATCGCACAAGGTACCGCCCGACTGCGGCGCAGCGCGAGTGGTTGCGCCGCCGAGATCCAGACTGCGGATGCCCGACCTGCTCGATCCGAATCGACGCATCCGATCTTGATCACGTCACTGACTGGCAATTCGATGGCCTCACCAATGAGGTCAACCTTGTGCCGCTCAGTCGTGGTCATCACACTCTCAAACACCAGACCAAAATCACGATCACGCGCTCCGCTCACGGTCGGGTCGTCTGGCGAACGCCCACCGGCTTCGAGCGCGAAAACGATCCGCCGCCCTTCTGA
- a CDS encoding LysR family transcriptional regulator: MTLVPSLESRFELDSHTLRIVRAISETGSITAAAAALGFSQPAISQHLKRAETRIGMPIVARAGRGVRLTEAGRVLARHAGTITTALDAAAGELSELAGLRAGRVRIAAFPSASPTLVPKLLGKMAQVHPGIGISYLEAEPPEAVQAVREQQADLAVTFSYPGDRVDPHKDSARGLVVAPLWRDEMLLALPGDHPQAASGTVALDALAAESWIAGCPRCRGHLLQLAEKSGFEPAIAYETDNFVAVLGMVAARLGVALIPSLAVDAASVPSGVVIRPTSNRDYRTIHLVGAAGSEKVPAIAATTAVIVDLDTSAWSLGPAIAAA; the protein is encoded by the coding sequence ATGACCCTCGTTCCGTCGCTCGAGTCGCGGTTCGAACTTGACTCGCACACGTTGCGCATCGTGCGCGCAATATCCGAAACCGGATCGATCACGGCCGCGGCAGCTGCACTGGGCTTCAGCCAGCCGGCGATCAGCCAGCATCTCAAGCGAGCCGAGACGCGGATCGGCATGCCGATTGTCGCGCGCGCAGGCCGCGGCGTGCGGTTGACCGAGGCGGGCCGCGTGCTCGCCCGGCATGCAGGCACGATCACGACTGCGCTGGATGCGGCCGCCGGTGAGCTGTCGGAGCTCGCCGGTCTGCGCGCGGGCCGAGTGCGTATTGCTGCGTTCCCGTCTGCATCGCCGACACTCGTGCCGAAACTGCTCGGTAAGATGGCGCAGGTTCATCCGGGGATCGGAATCAGTTATCTCGAGGCCGAGCCTCCCGAAGCAGTGCAGGCGGTGCGCGAGCAACAGGCCGATTTGGCCGTCACATTCAGCTATCCGGGCGATCGAGTCGACCCGCACAAGGACAGTGCGCGCGGACTGGTCGTGGCCCCGCTCTGGCGCGACGAGATGCTGCTGGCGCTGCCTGGGGATCACCCGCAGGCAGCCTCCGGGACCGTTGCGCTCGATGCCCTTGCTGCGGAAAGCTGGATCGCGGGCTGCCCGCGCTGCCGCGGCCACCTGCTGCAGCTCGCCGAGAAGTCCGGCTTCGAACCGGCAATCGCGTACGAGACGGACAATTTCGTGGCCGTGCTCGGAATGGTCGCAGCGCGACTCGGCGTCGCGTTGATCCCGTCTCTTGCGGTGGATGCCGCGTCGGTGCCGTCGGGGGTGGTCATCCGCCCGACGAGCAATCGCGACTATCGCACCATCCATCTGGTCGGCGCTGCCGGGAGCGAAAAGGTTCCGGCCATCGCGGCCACCACGGCCGTGATCGTCGATCTTGACACTTCGGCGTGGTCGCTCGGGCCGGCCATCGCGGCAGCCTGA
- a CDS encoding aminotransferase class V-fold PLP-dependent enzyme — protein MTTALASASIPASTSVKTPQLSLAAAQAQFGGGHGYLAACTMGLPTRDTIQAQHADLDRAYHTGTDCAVYEAAVAAGRASYARLVGVSTDRVAIGSQESVMAGVIAASAPDGAEIVCIDGDFSSIIFPFLQQQHRGVHVRHVPQDAVAESVTERTWLVAFSLVQSATGVIADADTIIAAAARTGTRTLCDLTQAAGWLPVDASKFDATIGHAYKWLSAPRGVAFMTVSQDFAGRLRPVQAGWYAGDDPWTSTYGPNMHLADDARRFDVSPAWQSWIGAAPALDMYASLDMQEVAAYDIALGDALCEGLGLTTRGQSIVTWHDPDGDQLARLTGAGIVASGRAGNARVAFHLWNDESDVDAVLRALGR, from the coding sequence ATGACCACTGCTCTGGCATCCGCATCCATCCCCGCTTCCACGTCCGTCAAGACACCGCAACTGAGCCTCGCCGCAGCCCAAGCCCAGTTCGGCGGCGGTCACGGCTACCTGGCAGCGTGCACAATGGGCTTGCCGACGCGAGACACCATTCAGGCACAGCACGCCGATCTCGATCGGGCATACCACACCGGCACGGACTGCGCCGTGTACGAGGCTGCGGTAGCGGCGGGGCGGGCGAGCTACGCGCGACTCGTCGGTGTGTCGACAGACCGTGTCGCCATCGGCTCGCAGGAATCCGTCATGGCCGGCGTGATCGCGGCCTCCGCACCAGACGGCGCCGAGATCGTCTGCATCGACGGCGACTTCAGCTCGATCATTTTCCCCTTCCTGCAACAACAGCATCGCGGCGTGCACGTGCGGCACGTTCCGCAGGATGCCGTGGCCGAATCCGTCACGGAGCGCACCTGGCTCGTCGCCTTCTCGCTCGTGCAATCAGCGACCGGAGTGATTGCCGATGCGGATACCATCATCGCCGCCGCTGCACGCACCGGCACACGCACCCTCTGCGACCTCACACAGGCCGCAGGCTGGCTTCCGGTCGATGCCTCCAAATTCGACGCAACGATCGGTCACGCATACAAATGGCTGAGCGCGCCGCGAGGTGTGGCCTTCATGACCGTGAGCCAAGACTTCGCAGGCCGGTTGCGGCCCGTGCAGGCTGGATGGTACGCCGGCGATGACCCCTGGACGTCAACGTACGGCCCGAACATGCATTTGGCCGACGACGCTCGCCGATTCGACGTCTCGCCAGCCTGGCAATCGTGGATCGGCGCTGCCCCCGCACTAGACATGTATGCCTCGTTGGACATGCAGGAGGTGGCCGCATACGACATCGCGCTCGGCGACGCGCTCTGCGAAGGGCTCGGGCTCACAACCCGCGGCCAATCCATCGTCACCTGGCACGATCCGGACGGTGACCAACTCGCGCGGTTGACGGGCGCCGGCATCGTCGCATCCGGTCGAGCGGGCAATGCCCGCGTGGCCTTCCATCTGTGGAACGACGAGTCGGACGTGGACGCGGTGCTGAGGGCGCTTGGTCGCTGA
- a CDS encoding fumarylacetoacetate hydrolase family protein: protein MKVARFSYNGALAYGILDDNELVMLDGDPMFSGFNTTGERVPLSAATLLAPVIPRSKVVAVGKNYRDHAAEMGGEAPAAPLLFLKPNTAVIGPNDAIVLPTQSRQVEHEGELAVVIGRIAKNVSAKDAADYVFGYTAANDVTARDLQKADGQWARAKGFDTFCPLGPVIETEFDIAAATLRTRVNGELRQDGRVSDLVHDIPSIVEYASSVWTLLPGDVILTGTPAGVGPLRAGDVVEVEISGIGTLSNPVRARA from the coding sequence GTGAAGGTCGCACGATTCAGCTACAACGGAGCGCTGGCATACGGGATCCTCGACGACAACGAGTTGGTGATGCTCGACGGCGATCCGATGTTCTCCGGGTTCAACACGACCGGCGAGCGGGTTCCGCTCTCGGCGGCCACGTTGTTGGCACCGGTAATTCCGCGATCGAAGGTCGTGGCGGTTGGCAAGAACTATCGCGATCACGCAGCCGAAATGGGCGGAGAGGCGCCAGCCGCACCACTGCTCTTTCTCAAGCCGAACACCGCTGTGATCGGGCCGAACGATGCGATCGTGCTGCCGACCCAGTCGAGGCAGGTCGAGCACGAGGGCGAATTGGCGGTTGTCATCGGGCGGATCGCAAAGAACGTCTCAGCGAAGGACGCTGCCGACTATGTGTTCGGCTACACGGCCGCGAATGATGTGACCGCGCGAGATCTGCAGAAGGCCGATGGGCAATGGGCCCGCGCAAAAGGGTTCGACACGTTCTGCCCGCTCGGGCCGGTGATCGAGACCGAGTTCGACATCGCTGCAGCGACGCTGCGCACCCGGGTGAACGGGGAACTGCGTCAAGACGGTCGCGTCAGCGACCTCGTGCACGATATCCCGTCCATCGTCGAATATGCCTCGAGCGTGTGGACGCTGCTGCCGGGAGACGTGATCTTGACCGGCACGCCGGCCGGTGTCGGGCCGCTGCGTGCGGGAGACGTCGTCGAGGTCGAGATCTCCGGGATCGGCACCCTCAGCAATCCGGTGCGCGCCCGCGCCTGA